CCCTCCATCGACCACCCCTACTCCGTTCGCTAACCGTCCGGCTCCCCCGACGAAAGATCTCGAGATTCCCGAGGACTACAAAAAGACTTTCCGCGTAAGTTGAACCGTCGCTTGCACTGAATCATTTTAAATTGTTGGCTGACTTTATTGACAGGGAAGAGGGACTGTTAGCAAGGTTCGTGATATAATCGATGGTTATGAGACGACTCTGCGCAACAGTCGTTGACATGCCGCCGTTGTAGTTCGTCGACCCCTGTGAAGCGGCTAGGAAGGCGTCTTTAGATTGTCTCGAAAGGACACAATACAACCGCTCAGAGGTATGTCAGCTTGTTCAGCACAATATGTCGGCTTGTTCAACATAACTGGGCTTGATTAATGTGATATCCTTCAGTGTACCGACTTTTTCACCGCGTACAAGGAATGTAAAGGAAACTGGGTACGTATCCATGTATCGGCGTCATGCGCATGATCTTTTATCCTGCCAAGATTGACTGACTCCTCGCCATGATAGCTTGCGCAacggaaagaagacaggatgaaaggaagagatacTGTCTGAGGCTTCATCACCACACTATCCttgggggaggggggatCCGGTTCATTATGCATTTCTACGGCCTATGGTGCCGTGTAAGCCGTTATGTTACTGTTGTCACATATGGAATCGGGCATCGGATCGGCTAGTCGCAGCCATTCCTGATGACTAAGTATACATTTTAATCATTTAGTACAGGGGATCAAACACAAGGCAAATTGTGTTGGAAAGGCCCGGTCGATAGCCTCTTTTTTGAGATGAAGCAGTGCGTGTAATGAGTCAAGCTTTGTAATGGCGATTAGAAATGACCAGAGGGTAATTAGAAGCTGGTTGGAAAGATGATTACAAATCATCGGCCGACGTCACCGCCTTCGGAAGTTATTTATTAATACTTTGTTTTTTCTCAAGCGGCTCTTACTTCCGCAAACCGGATATCATTTCTCTTGtccctcatcatctgcaTCTCCTTACCCCCTACTTATACGCCAGAGCGCCCAGAACAGAAATACTTCCACCACAATTTATAGCGCTCGAGGAA
This Cryptococcus neoformans var. neoformans B-3501A chromosome 14, whole genome shotgun sequence DNA region includes the following protein-coding sequences:
- a CDS encoding hypothetical protein (Match to ESTs gb|CF189672.1|CF189672, gb|CF188906.1|CF188906, gb|CF187495.1|CF187495; Similar to gi|6321908|ref|NP_011984.1| Hypothetical ORF; Yhr116wp [Saccharomyces cerevisiae], FASTA scores: opt: 242, E(): 5.6e-09, (38.202% identity (68.539% similar) in 89 aa overlap (5-93:67-149))), giving the protein MATQVPPSTTPTPFANRPAPPTKDLEIPEDYKKTFRGRGTVSKFVDPCEAARKASLDCLERTQYNRSECTDFFTAYKECKGNWLAQRKEDRMKGRDTV